CCAATCTTTTTACAATtatggataaaaaattatgtcacTGATGTCCACTCAcgtgatattatttttattaaatataaactttatttaattaatttgacatctgataatttttaaattagtgttcaaaaattttgaatttattttttaatgatgacTCCGTTActgaaagaataaaagaaactGAAAACTTGAATGTTTTCATCTAGATGTACTTTTTATGACtcaatatattctatatatgttatatatccATGTACTTATATGTATgagtgttaaatttaaacacaTATTTGTTTACTTGAATAAATCACTGGCAACGTGCAGTCCCTATGTAACTACTCAAGTatgactaaatttatttaaatttaattcgttacttatttacatatttttagtattattaaatatataacttgATATACTtagtatattatattattaataataatttttaatattcacgAAGGCTACAAATAGTCGGTTGtcaaaaaagttttctaaGAAAGTCGGACTTCTTGaccagaaataaaaaaaatttttttacttggattcaaaaattatattttttttgacagacggtcaattaatttttaagttttcattataagaaaattcaaaaatttgaattttaatttgctaGTACTTTTGCAAGTTAtcatgagtaaaaaatttcccaaCTAAAATTAAAGGCCAGTTTTTGAAACcgggtttaaattattattgctggtaaatctatatattattaatgtatataCACTAGCAATATTAGTTTAAATctggataataataatctcggtttgaaaaattggatgatactgaaattaaccaatgtctaatttttaaaatttttctacatgtgcatatttttagttttttaattaaattattttttaaaaaatccgaaaatttttgtctgctaatctcaggatcataaaattgGCCCTAATTAAATCTAGTagatctttaatttttttatacagaaataataattgaggATGACCTGCAAGGTCTTTActttagtattaaaaaaaaactcatgattaattattataaaatttaaacgacagtgaataaatttcttttttattttaataaaaatatttagaaattaataattaaaaataaaatgtagatATCAAACTAGTGAAtagttgaatttaaattgcaggataaactaaaataaaataaatatattttaaatgttgtATTTTTCCCAAAGATTTATATTAAAGAATACACAATATCGTAgcatacaaatatttaaaggAAGAAAGTACGTGGTTTGCGTACACTGAAAAGCGGCATACGATTTTTGTGGTGAATTCTCTTGGGCAGTGGGAATCTGATCTTGGAGTCGTGGAACTGCTTGACTTGTGGACGACGACAGTTAGCAGCTTTGACGATTTCGACCTTGATAATTTGGATCGAGTGGGCTCGTGCTCGGTGACGTGCTCCCATGTCACGGTAGCACTGAGTAACTGCTCCGCTCACTGACATGTCGCGGTACTCGCGGTACATGTTGTGGGTTCCTGACCTGGAGTCGTATCTCAACCAAATTCCAAAGTTCTTGATCTTGGTTGGTGTTGGTTCCGGGAtctgttaattaattcatcatattaatatttatctgCAGCACACATCAACAGTCGATCGACtgtcaattaaaatataaaatttacaagaaatatttagtttgataaaataattttacgttacgcaaaaattattaaatatttatggagttacaaaaaagtaaatcaagttattgattaattattagtagtaataaataaaaaaaataattactggtTTAATTGAAACAATTTCTCCCGtagattttttgaactttttgaTATGTCTCAAGAAATACCAAAATCTTGACTTTGCAACGATGGCATCAGGAGCAAAAATTCTCATTTTATACAAAGGAGTTGTTTTCTCCTTCTCGGTAGGAAGTTTCCTTCCGATGACTTCATATTCACCCaactgtaaaattaaaaatttaaattaatttaaaaaatacattttttacactaaaaaaaaaaaactgcaaactcgtcaaattttttgacagtCCAGGATaggaaattaattataaattattttttaaaaagtgagtTGATGAGCGACACATAAACCATGCCGTCCATCTAACCTCCaagtaaaacaaattttcgACACTGAAGTtgaaaaatacgaaaaatggctggaattttttgtagatgattatttaaaattgaatggTAGTTAATTTGAGATGttgattaattgtttattaattaaaaaggtaaataaataaatttacctcTCCTTTAGCTTTCATCGTGCAGTATGGCCGCTAGCTTCGTTGACCGGAAAAGAGACCAAATGAGACAGTGGCAGACTATGGAGTTCGTGATCAGcggaaatttataaaactaaaaatttgaaatggcTGGCGcgcgggaaaatttaaaaagtataaatttaaataagcgacgaattttaaaatgtcaaataatttatttatttaaataaaagtataacagtaaatatttcatcgaaattagtaaactaaaaaattgtattttaaatacaaatcataaattaaaaacaataattacaacaaaaaattaaagggtgataattaacatcaataattaaacataAGGTTACTTAGTCTAGTcttaaaaacttttgaaagtttataaaaagtttccattggaaaactcattttttttttaattataattattaattacttctATAAAatctgataataaaaaaataaaaataaaaataaacttttagaAAATCAGTATTTGCTCCcttactttcatttttttttttaatttaaaaatcttttttaaagattactgagtataaaaataaataatattgattttaaaataatttagacaACAAAATAAGTAACAGGGAGCTGGATACTGACGAGTTTCAAactcaaaacaaaatttattgatgatttAGAAGTTGGgttctatttattttgtggcaaaaaaatttcattgaagctctgaacactttttttttatctgggtcttaattttgtaataaactCTAAATAATTAACGTCGATTGTCGTCAAGAGAACCCAgaagtttattaataaaagttatcTGTCAACAGATTTTTAAAGACCAACTCAAAGCTGCCGTGTATTCAAAGTCAGAAGTTATTTTCCtaatatcttttgaattcaATCATTCAAAACTTAGCTGACGCGCTAAATTTATCAGTACCCAAGTGCCCGAGCTGGACACTTGCTAACTTATTATAGACTTTGACAACCAGTGACAGAAtcataaattgttaattttaaatcaacatAAGTTAGCAAATGTCTGGACTCAAGTGACAATAAAtttgtcataaataaaataaaataaaatccaagcATATTTTTTAGCTCAGCAGTTAAATAggaatgaa
This genomic interval from Microplitis mediator isolate UGA2020A chromosome 2, iyMicMedi2.1, whole genome shotgun sequence contains the following:
- the LOC130663867 gene encoding 60S ribosomal protein L18a yields the protein MKAKGELGEYEVIGRKLPTEKEKTTPLYKMRIFAPDAIVAKSRFWYFLRHIKKFKKSTGEIVSIKPIPEPTPTKIKNFGIWLRYDSRSGTHNMYREYRDMSVSGAVTQCYRDMGARHRARAHSIQIIKVEIVKAANCRRPQVKQFHDSKIRFPLPKRIHHKNRMPLFSVRKPRTFFL